The Pyrus communis chromosome 9, drPyrComm1.1, whole genome shotgun sequence genome has a segment encoding these proteins:
- the LOC137746123 gene encoding pentatricopeptide repeat-containing protein At5g15010, mitochondrial-like, whose product MRKMARITSLYSNLLRKDTHSYVSVVPIAAAFALKQFPDAAVSAPPTHFFTPVLPWSSSSTSSHSKSPNSADDDSTAEESHVNVAVADDDEDDDDDTELGVSDSGLSRDVKSIVDILSLRSESLGSEMKRKLDQCGIAASSELVAAVLSRVRNDWESAFTFFLWAGKQQPGYSHSVREYHSMISILGKMRKFDTAWALIDEMKGHSLVTPHTLLIMIRRYSCVHDVGKAINTFYAYKRFHFVAAMDDFHGLLSALCRYKNVQEAEHLLFCNRNAFPFNTKSFNIILNGWCNIIVSPREAERIWMEMTNRGVVHDAVSYSCLMSCYSKASNVNRVLKLFDRMKAMKIEPDRKVYNALIYALGKGRLLNEAINLVKTMQDKGLTPNVVTFNSIIKPLCKARKIDEARRILDDMLHQGLLPTIQTYHAFFRILRTGEQVFELLEKIKSLGCHPNTDTYIMLIRKFCRWRQLDHVFKLWSEMSENGVNPDRSSYIVLIHGLFLNGKLEEAYKYYIEMKKKQYLPEPRTEEMLQAWLSGKQISTFHTTDKEDDQLDWSHLNMNARVTPKKSHQEKDFLRQLEARKVVRERGFSLWEP is encoded by the coding sequence ATGAGAAAAATGGCGAGAATTACATCACTGTACTCGAATTTGCTACGTAAAGACACGCATAGCTATGTCTCTGTCGTGCCCATTGCTGCTGCCTTTGCCCTGAAGCAATTCCCTGATGCTGCTGTATCAGCACCTCCAACGCATTTCTTTACTCCCGTCCTCCCTTGGTCTTCTTCTTCGACGAGCTCACACTCCAAGTCTCCAAACTCAGCTGATGACGATTCCACAGCAGAAGAATCACATGTCAATGTTGCTGTTGCTGACGACgacgaagatgatgatgatgatactgAGTTGGGAGTCTCGGATTCGGGTCTTTCTCGAGATGTGAAAAGCATTGTCGACATCTTAAGTTTACGGAGCGAGTCGCTGGGCTCtgagatgaagaggaagctcgATCAATGCGGCATAGCAGCCTCGTCAGAGCTGGTGGCAGCGGTTCTTTCACGCGTTCGCAATGATTGGGAATCGGCATTCACCTTCTTCCTCTGGGCCGGAAAGCAGCAGCCGGGTTACTCTCACTCGGTGCGGGAATACCATTCCATGATCTCCATTCTAGGGAAAATGAGAAAGTTTGACACTGCCTGGGCCTTGATTGATGAGATGAAAGGTCATTCTCTCGTCACTCCTCACACTCTCTTGATCATGATCAGGAGGTACTCTTGCGTTCATGATGTTGGCAAGGCTATCAATACATTCTATGCTTATAAACGCTTTCACTTTGTGGCTGCCATGGATGACTTCCATGGCCTTCTCTCTGCCCTTTGCCGCTACAAAAATGTCCAAGAAGCTGAGCACTTGCTCTTCTGCAACAGAAACGCCTTCCCCTTTAACACCAAGAGCTTTAACATTATCCTCAATGGTTGGTGCAATATCATCGTCAGTCCCCGTGAGGCCGAGAGAATTTGGATGGAGATGACCAACAGAGGTGTTGTGCACGATGCTGTCTCCTACTCATGTCTCATGTCTTGCTATTCAAAAGCCTCTAACGTTAACAGGGTGCTCAAGCTCTTCGATCGGATGAAGGCAATGAAGATTGAACCCGATAGGAAAGTTTACAATGCGCTCATTTATGCTCTTGGAAAAGGCAGACTTCTGAATGAGGCTATCAATTTAGTGAAAACAATGCAAGATAAAGGCCTTACGCCCAATGTTGTCACTTTTAACTCCATCATCAAGCCTCTCTGCAAGGCCAGGAAAATTGATGAGGCTAGACGCATACTTGATGACATGTTGCACCAAGGCCTTCTTCCCACAATTCAGACTTACCATGCTTTCTTCCGTATTTTAAGGACTGGTGAGCAAGTGTTTGAGCTCTTGGAGAAGATAAAAAGTTTGGGTTGCCACCCAAATACTGATACCTACATAATGTTGATTCGAAAATTTTGTCGATGGCGCCAGCTTGATCACGTGTTCAAGTTGTGGAGTGAAATGAGTGAGAATGGAGTCAATCCCGATCGTAGCTCATATATTGTGCTGATACATGGGCTATTTTTGAATGGAAAGCTCGAGGAAGCCTACAAATATTATATAGAGATGAAAAAGAAACAGTATTTGCCAGAACCAAGGACAGAAGAGATGCTTCAGGCATGGTTGTCCGGTAAGCAGATTTCCACATTCCATACAACAGATAAAGAAGATGATCAATTGGACTGGAGTCACCTGAACATGAACGCTAGAGTAACCCCCAAGAAATCTCATCAGGAAAAAGATTTCCTTCGGCAGCTGGAAGCTAGGAAAGTTGTAAGAGAGCGGGGCTTTTCTTTGTGGGAGCCATAG